The following are encoded in a window of Campylobacter concisus ATCC 51562 genomic DNA:
- the gatA gene encoding Asp-tRNA(Asn)/Glu-tRNA(Gln) amidotransferase subunit GatA — protein MVTLKEALKFSAEEIKNLRAELEAKIIKEKELGAYVEQLANLEIAKLGEGVPIAIKDNIQVKGWNITCASKILQGYVAPYNATVIEKLLSKNLAPFGRTNMDEFAMGNTTESSFYGKTLNPLNHAHVPGGSSGGSAAAVAAGLAVAALGSDTGGSIRQPAAFCGCVGLKPTYGRVSRYGLGAYSSSLDQIGPITQNVEDVAILYDAIAGHDPKDSTSADVPFVSISDKIDGNKKLKICVIKNYVENASEQTKAALNLAIEKLKSHGHSVTYTNFEDSKYDVAAYYIIATAEASANLSRYDGVRYGRRADARNLKELYINSRSEGFGEEVKRRILLGTFVLSSGYYDAYYIKAQKARAHIKAQYEKILEENDLIFMPVAPSTAYKFGAHSDPLQAYLSDIYTISVNLAGLPAISVPVGKDDQNLNVSAQLIAKAWDEQTLINGAKSLENLIKG, from the coding sequence GTGGTAACTTTGAAAGAAGCTTTAAAATTTTCAGCTGAAGAGATAAAAAATTTACGAGCTGAGCTTGAAGCAAAGATCATAAAAGAAAAAGAGCTTGGCGCTTATGTTGAGCAACTAGCAAATTTAGAGATCGCAAAACTAGGCGAGGGCGTACCAATCGCTATAAAAGATAACATCCAGGTAAAAGGCTGGAACATCACGTGTGCTTCTAAAATTTTGCAAGGCTATGTAGCGCCATATAACGCAACTGTCATTGAGAAGTTACTTAGTAAAAATTTAGCTCCATTTGGCCGCACAAATATGGACGAATTTGCGATGGGAAACACGACTGAGAGCTCATTTTACGGCAAAACACTAAACCCACTAAATCACGCTCACGTCCCAGGTGGCAGTAGTGGCGGCTCAGCAGCAGCAGTCGCAGCAGGCCTTGCAGTAGCTGCACTTGGTAGCGATACTGGTGGCTCGATCCGCCAACCAGCGGCATTTTGTGGATGCGTGGGACTTAAGCCAACTTACGGTAGAGTGAGCAGATATGGGCTTGGTGCTTACTCAAGCAGTCTTGATCAGATAGGACCGATCACTCAAAACGTAGAAGACGTAGCCATTTTATATGACGCGATCGCTGGGCATGATCCAAAAGATAGCACGAGCGCAGATGTGCCATTTGTGAGCATTAGCGACAAGATAGATGGCAATAAAAAGCTAAAAATTTGTGTCATCAAAAACTACGTCGAAAACGCAAGCGAGCAGACAAAAGCTGCTTTAAATTTAGCCATAGAAAAACTAAAATCACATGGACACAGCGTAACTTACACAAATTTTGAAGACTCAAAATACGACGTCGCAGCCTACTACATCATAGCAACCGCAGAGGCAAGCGCAAATTTAAGCCGCTACGATGGTGTGAGATATGGCAGACGCGCGGATGCTAGAAATTTAAAAGAGCTATATATAAACTCACGATCAGAAGGCTTTGGCGAAGAGGTAAAAAGAAGAATTTTACTTGGTACATTTGTACTAAGTAGCGGATATTACGATGCCTACTATATCAAAGCGCAAAAAGCAAGAGCGCATATAAAAGCTCAGTATGAGAAAATTTTAGAAGAAAACGATCTCATCTTCATGCCAGTTGCTCCAAGCACAGCTTATAAATTTGGAGCACACAGCGATCCGCTTCAAGCCTATCTAAGCGACATCTACACGATCAGCGTAAATTTAGCAGGCCTACCAGCTATCTCTGTGCCAGTTGGCAAAGATGATCAAAATTTAAACGTGAGCGCCCAGCTCATCGCAAAAGCGTGGGACGAACAGACCTTGATAAATGGTGCTAAGAGCCTAGAAAATTTAATAAAAGGATAA
- the ileS gene encoding isoleucine--tRNA ligase, whose amino-acid sequence MDYKETLLLPETNFPMRGNLPQNEPQRLKSWYEDRKVYKKMKKNRQNAVKNFNIHDGPPYANGHLHIGHALNKILKDIITKTHYFYGESVRYVPGWDCHGLPIEQQVEVKLGDKKKELSKVEIRELCRQHAREFIDIQRNEFKSLGIIGDFENPYMTMKFEFEADIYKALCEIAKKGLLVERSKPVYWSWAARSALAEAEVEYEEKEDYSIYVVFGLDSDALEKLGVKEASAVIWTTTPWTLPANQAISLNPVEIYVLTAENLIFAKPLLESIVESGLSKGEVKKEFKSSLLENTHAINPLNGRKSRFLLGDHVMMDGGTGLVHTAPGHGEDDYYVCLKYGFSEILMPVDDGGCYDESIKHHGLFRSDVVDEFVGMHIFKANEKILELLGKSLLSVSKFRHSYPFCWRTHKPVIYRATKQWFIAMDEAKLGGKTLRQTAREELEKVKFYPSVGIKRIGSMIENRPDWCISRQRDWGVPIAFFRDKATKEVIFDSEILDHIVAIFKEKGADAWWALSIDELLPKGSKYKAENLEKVMDILDVWFDSGSTWHAVLQSDNYDAGKYPASMYLEGSDQHRGWFQSSLLVSTAINSHAPYESILTHGFTVDAKGEKMSKSKGNVIAPQDVAKTHGVEILRLWVGMSDYSSDLKISEDILKQISEQYRKIRNTIRFLLANVNDLESLNTEFNILDKWILARAKKVFDEASACFKNYDFSKGFNILLNFLSADLSGVYLDVCKDRLYCDAKDAPRRRSAQSAMAIITKALLPLIAPTLTYTVDEVMDYAPKIIKGEAKDAFDLVYEPIKFDLSFEDELLFASREKFNEIVDVLKKEKKIKSTLELSLETTSHNITSYDEREVADLYMVSSVRPYDDSEPLAEFELEGDKFKIMVSNLHKCPRCWKFNASKEDALCPRCEEVISAK is encoded by the coding sequence ATGGACTACAAAGAGACACTTTTACTCCCAGAGACAAATTTCCCGATGCGCGGAAATCTCCCACAAAATGAACCGCAAAGACTAAAATCATGGTACGAAGACCGCAAGGTTTACAAAAAAATGAAGAAAAATCGCCAAAACGCGGTTAAAAACTTCAACATCCACGACGGCCCTCCGTATGCAAACGGCCACCTTCACATCGGCCACGCGTTAAATAAAATTTTAAAAGATATCATCACAAAAACGCACTATTTTTACGGCGAAAGTGTCCGCTACGTGCCAGGTTGGGACTGCCACGGCTTGCCGATTGAGCAACAAGTCGAAGTAAAGCTTGGCGATAAGAAAAAAGAGCTTAGCAAGGTCGAGATCAGGGAGCTTTGCAGACAGCACGCGAGAGAATTTATAGACATTCAGCGAAATGAATTTAAAAGCCTTGGTATCATCGGCGACTTTGAAAATCCATACATGACGATGAAATTTGAGTTTGAGGCCGACATCTACAAAGCGCTTTGCGAGATCGCTAAAAAAGGCCTTTTGGTCGAAAGAAGCAAGCCAGTTTATTGGAGCTGGGCGGCTAGATCGGCGCTAGCTGAAGCTGAGGTCGAGTACGAGGAGAAAGAGGACTATTCTATTTACGTAGTATTTGGTCTTGACAGCGACGCGCTAGAAAAGCTTGGCGTAAAAGAGGCAAGCGCTGTCATCTGGACGACCACGCCTTGGACACTTCCAGCAAATCAAGCTATAAGCCTAAATCCAGTTGAAATTTACGTCCTAACAGCTGAAAATTTGATCTTTGCAAAGCCACTACTTGAGAGTATCGTAGAAAGCGGTCTAAGCAAGGGCGAGGTCAAAAAAGAGTTTAAATCAAGCCTGCTTGAAAATACTCACGCGATAAATCCACTAAACGGCAGAAAGTCACGATTTTTACTAGGTGATCACGTCATGATGGATGGGGGTACTGGACTTGTTCATACAGCTCCAGGACACGGCGAGGATGACTACTACGTCTGTTTGAAATATGGCTTTAGTGAAATTTTGATGCCGGTTGATGATGGTGGCTGCTACGATGAGAGCATAAAACATCACGGACTATTTAGAAGCGATGTGGTAGATGAGTTTGTCGGTATGCACATCTTTAAAGCAAACGAGAAAATTTTAGAGCTACTTGGCAAAAGCTTGCTTAGCGTCTCTAAATTTAGACACTCTTATCCATTTTGCTGGAGAACGCACAAGCCTGTCATTTATAGAGCCACAAAGCAGTGGTTTATAGCTATGGACGAGGCTAAACTAGGTGGAAAAACACTTAGGCAAACAGCGCGCGAGGAGCTTGAAAAGGTTAAATTCTACCCAAGCGTAGGCATAAAAAGAATAGGCTCGATGATAGAAAATCGCCCAGACTGGTGCATCTCACGCCAGCGTGACTGGGGCGTGCCGATCGCGTTTTTCAGAGATAAAGCGACAAAAGAAGTTATATTTGATAGTGAAATTTTAGACCACATCGTGGCTATCTTTAAAGAAAAAGGCGCTGACGCGTGGTGGGCGCTAAGTATAGACGAGCTTTTACCAAAGGGCTCAAAATACAAGGCTGAAAATTTAGAAAAAGTGATGGACATCCTTGACGTTTGGTTTGATAGTGGCTCGACATGGCATGCGGTCTTGCAAAGCGACAACTACGATGCTGGCAAATACCCTGCAAGCATGTATCTTGAGGGCTCAGATCAGCACCGTGGCTGGTTTCAAAGCTCGCTTCTAGTAAGCACAGCTATAAATTCTCACGCACCTTATGAGAGCATCCTAACTCACGGCTTTACTGTCGATGCTAAGGGCGAGAAGATGAGCAAGAGCAAGGGCAACGTCATCGCTCCACAAGACGTGGCGAAAACTCATGGTGTAGAAATTTTGCGCCTTTGGGTTGGCATGAGTGATTATTCAAGCGACCTAAAGATAAGCGAAGATATATTAAAACAAATCAGCGAGCAATACCGCAAAATCCGCAACACTATACGCTTTTTACTAGCAAACGTAAATGACTTAGAGAGCTTAAATACAGAGTTTAACATCCTTGATAAATGGATCTTAGCACGCGCTAAAAAGGTTTTTGATGAGGCGAGTGCTTGCTTTAAAAATTACGACTTTTCAAAGGGCTTTAACATCCTTTTAAATTTCCTATCAGCCGATCTTAGCGGCGTCTATCTTGACGTTTGTAAAGATAGACTTTACTGCGACGCAAAAGACGCACCAAGAAGAAGATCAGCTCAAAGCGCGATGGCGATCATTACAAAGGCACTTTTGCCACTCATCGCTCCAACGCTTACTTACACCGTTGATGAGGTGATGGATTATGCTCCAAAGATCATCAAGGGCGAGGCAAAAGACGCATTTGATCTAGTCTATGAGCCAATCAAATTTGATCTTAGCTTTGAAGATGAGCTGCTTTTTGCCAGCAGGGAAAAATTTAACGAGATCGTGGACGTTCTTAAAAAAGAGAAAAAGATAAAATCAACCTTAGAGCTAAGCCTAGAGACCACAAGCCACAACATCACAAGCTACGACGAGCGCGAAGTGGCTGATCTTTACATGGTAAGCTCAGTTAGACCTTACGACGATAGCGAGCCACTAGCCGAGTTTGAGCTGGAGGGTGATAAATTTAAGATCATGGTAAGCAATCTTCACAAATGCCCAAGATGCTGGAAATTTAACGCTAGCAAAGAAGATGCGCTATGCCCAAGATGTGAAGAGGTCATAAGTGCTAAGTGA
- a CDS encoding CinA family protein, translating to MRQSILIIGEDLEINREFLNYIFQSYEDHFGELGVVSFAPKNSKELPFIIENLSKDYDFVSIFGSDENFAIAAKIVATLTGGSLELKDSTTLALKDSLDYSKNSFLASLNNAQINLIKANPNEELGEFLVEYEPDFSYFHLIDIDADSARILMLPLAKTYEVDITLAQILPNLILVRAKSNKFGQIESFLQGVKTLFSQKFIPQKDVIAFIANKLMQKGLKISFAESCTAGLAAAKFARYGGISASFDGSLVTYANHIKHEWLGVEDEILETYGAVSEPCVKAMIKGTLSTTNADFALAISGIAGPGGGTASKPVGTVYVAAGDRDGNIEVERLLLKGDRNYVRGQSVLSAYLCLLRLKSEIFFA from the coding sequence ATGAGACAAAGTATCTTAATAATAGGCGAAGATCTTGAGATAAATAGAGAATTTCTAAACTACATTTTTCAAAGTTACGAGGATCATTTTGGCGAGCTTGGAGTGGTCAGTTTTGCTCCAAAAAATAGTAAAGAGCTGCCTTTTATCATCGAAAATTTATCAAAAGATTACGACTTTGTAAGCATTTTTGGCTCGGATGAAAATTTTGCCATCGCTGCAAAGATAGTAGCGACGCTAACTGGGGGCTCGCTAGAGCTAAAAGATAGCACGACGCTCGCGCTTAAAGATAGCTTAGACTACTCTAAAAATAGCTTTTTAGCCAGCCTAAATAACGCTCAGATAAATCTCATAAAAGCTAATCCAAATGAAGAGCTGGGCGAGTTTTTAGTCGAATACGAGCCTGATTTTAGCTACTTTCATCTAATAGACATCGACGCTGATAGTGCGAGGATCCTTATGCTGCCACTTGCTAAAACTTACGAAGTCGATATCACTCTTGCGCAGATCCTGCCAAATTTGATACTTGTAAGGGCAAAAAGCAATAAATTTGGACAGATCGAGAGCTTTTTACAAGGTGTAAAAACGCTGTTTTCTCAAAAATTTATCCCACAAAAAGATGTGATCGCCTTTATAGCAAACAAGCTCATGCAAAAGGGGCTTAAAATTTCATTTGCCGAGTCTTGCACGGCTGGGCTGGCGGCAGCTAAATTTGCAAGATATGGTGGCATCTCAGCTAGCTTTGATGGCTCCTTGGTGACTTATGCAAATCACATAAAGCACGAGTGGCTGGGCGTCGAGGACGAGATTTTAGAAACTTACGGAGCCGTGAGCGAGCCTTGCGTAAAGGCGATGATAAAAGGTACGCTAAGTACGACAAATGCGGACTTTGCACTTGCTATTAGCGGTATCGCTGGGCCAGGTGGTGGCACAGCTAGCAAGCCAGTTGGCACGGTATATGTCGCAGCTGGCGATAGAGACGGTAACATCGAGGTTGAGAGGCTTCTTTTAAAAGGGGATCGCAACTACGTAAGAGGGCAAAGCGTGCTAAGTGCCTATCTATGCCTACTTCGTCTAAAAAGTGAGATATTTTTTGCTTAA
- a CDS encoding transporter, giving the protein MKKLATILAFIFIFLASLGYSLASLKNVQTDIFSLINFKDAKEAKVLKEVQDEMASNFLVLVNSKELAKNVQNLALKSSLFKSFEANIEINLNDIKSDINRSKIALLSRADLELLKNDKNAFFKKRAEEIFSSFSFRLLNVKDDFFSLSSGFSVKNGNVSLNLADLMLEVKDGEKSFFLLKGELKKGASSEGLINFYNELNALKVGQNELFVHSSAIYQAFSKQKNESESLYMSVVSLSLTAIFLMLAFRNLRIFYVIFIAVFGFIVAFAGTLLCLGELNILTILISTSLIGLMFDYVLHWLSKNEGEVIRASSIKNMLKIFLLGLFITLSGYLAFTFSDLRLLKEVALFSAFALVAAFLASYFFMPLVFEGVKFYRSKLFDRFLTKFCKLSALVARHLGVKFLAFSLILLAIFLGFDLKNLSKSENVKDYSNMPKSLLADSSYILSLTGNNQNTMIVTRSRGDILGDEKSLLTELKKRNLIKDESSLSDMFLSKSEQGELKEAFKKVLDDEQIYVIYEKFGFSKDEVRSEILKVLDQKELSANEILALKSMRDFKKFMLDENASVAYASGFVKVAQSYEVLERHNAFSLNFADSLNESLTQAKELALKLKIAALVVAFLLLWFYFSALISALVMGVIIFGVLLTLFIFAIFGINLSIFGVFGLILASAVGIDYMIFALNDSLSEKERIYGIFCAFITSFISFFTLSFSQTAALSVFGLSVSLCVLIYGLCASVLSCKNIKI; this is encoded by the coding sequence ATGAAAAAACTAGCCACGATCTTGGCTTTTATCTTTATTTTTTTAGCCTCGCTTGGATATTCGCTTGCGAGCCTAAAAAACGTACAAACTGACATCTTTTCACTGATAAATTTCAAAGACGCCAAAGAGGCAAAGGTGCTAAAAGAGGTGCAAGATGAGATGGCGTCAAATTTTTTAGTACTTGTAAATTCCAAAGAGCTAGCTAAAAACGTCCAAAATTTAGCTCTTAAAAGCTCGCTTTTTAAGAGCTTTGAGGCGAACATTGAGATAAATTTAAATGATATAAAAAGTGACATCAACCGCTCAAAGATCGCGCTTTTAAGTAGGGCTGATCTAGAGCTTCTAAAAAACGATAAAAACGCCTTTTTTAAAAAGCGCGCAGAGGAAATTTTTAGTAGCTTTAGTTTTAGACTTTTAAATGTAAAAGATGATTTTTTCTCGCTAAGTAGTGGCTTTAGCGTAAAAAATGGCAACGTAAGCTTAAATTTAGCAGATCTCATGCTTGAGGTAAAGGACGGAGAGAAGAGCTTTTTCTTGCTAAAAGGCGAGCTGAAAAAGGGAGCTTCGAGCGAGGGGCTAATAAATTTTTATAACGAGCTAAATGCGCTAAAAGTTGGACAAAACGAGCTTTTTGTGCACTCAAGTGCCATATATCAGGCATTTTCAAAGCAAAAAAACGAGAGCGAGAGCCTTTATATGAGTGTGGTCTCGCTTAGTTTAACCGCTATATTTTTGATGCTTGCCTTTAGAAATTTGCGAATTTTTTATGTGATATTTATCGCTGTATTTGGCTTTATTGTGGCATTTGCAGGCACTTTACTCTGCCTTGGTGAGCTAAATATCCTTACTATTTTAATAAGCACAAGCCTCATTGGACTCATGTTTGACTACGTCTTGCACTGGCTTAGCAAAAACGAGGGCGAAGTGATCAGGGCTAGTAGTATAAAAAATATGCTAAAAATTTTCTTACTAGGCCTATTTATCACGCTTAGTGGCTACCTTGCTTTTACATTCTCTGATCTTAGGTTGCTTAAAGAGGTGGCGCTATTTTCGGCGTTTGCGCTTGTTGCTGCGTTTTTGGCTAGCTACTTTTTCATGCCTTTGGTTTTTGAAGGGGTGAAATTTTATAGATCAAAGCTCTTTGATAGGTTTTTAACTAAATTTTGCAAGCTTTCCGCCCTAGTTGCTAGGCATTTGGGGGTTAAATTTCTAGCTTTTTCGCTTATTTTGTTAGCTATTTTTCTTGGCTTTGATCTTAAAAATTTATCAAAAAGTGAAAACGTAAAAGACTACTCAAATATGCCAAAGAGCCTGCTAGCAGACTCTTCTTATATCTTAAGTCTAACTGGCAATAACCAAAACACTATGATCGTGACAAGATCAAGAGGTGACATTTTGGGTGATGAAAAGAGCCTTTTAACCGAGCTAAAAAAGAGAAATTTGATAAAAGATGAGAGCTCACTAAGTGATATGTTTTTAAGTAAAAGCGAGCAGGGTGAGCTAAAAGAGGCCTTTAAAAAGGTACTTGATGATGAGCAAATTTATGTGATTTATGAGAAATTTGGCTTTAGCAAAGATGAAGTGCGAAGTGAAATTTTAAAGGTTTTGGACCAAAAAGAGCTTAGCGCGAATGAAATTTTGGCTCTAAAATCGATGAGGGATTTTAAGAAATTTATGCTTGATGAAAATGCAAGTGTGGCTTACGCGAGCGGCTTTGTAAAAGTGGCGCAAAGTTATGAGGTGTTGGAGCGCCACAACGCTTTTAGCCTAAATTTTGCTGACTCGCTAAATGAGAGCCTAACTCAGGCAAAAGAGCTTGCTCTAAAGCTAAAAATAGCAGCACTTGTGGTCGCGTTTTTACTGCTATGGTTTTATTTTAGTGCGCTTATCTCGGCACTTGTGATGGGCGTCATCATCTTTGGCGTGCTTCTTACGCTCTTTATCTTTGCTATTTTTGGCATAAATTTAAGCATTTTTGGTGTCTTTGGACTCATACTTGCAAGCGCTGTTGGGATTGATTACATGATATTTGCGCTAAATGATAGCCTTAGCGAAAAAGAGCGAATTTATGGGATATTTTGCGCATTTATTACGAGTTTTATCTCGTTTTTTACGCTATCTTTTAGCCAGACCGCTGCTCTTAGCGTATTTGGATTAAGCGTTAGTCTTTGCGTGCTGATATATGGGCTATGTGCTAGCGTTTTATCTTGTAAAAATATAAAAATTTAG
- a CDS encoding LolA family protein produces the protein MKKIALFLAIFISCFGYELGELKNIVKTDGVAGNFTQTKSLAGFNKNIKSIGEFRLEKGGLYWDTLEPVVSKVFINKDGIFKNENGKLEKTSANFDEKLFLAIISLDENELRKEFDIKTSGSLKEWSIELSPKNLLFKQIFKSIKISGDEAVKKIELDEVSGDKTINEFSLK, from the coding sequence ATGAAAAAAATAGCTCTTTTTTTAGCCATTTTTATATCTTGCTTTGGCTATGAGCTGGGTGAGCTTAAAAATATAGTAAAAACAGATGGCGTAGCCGGAAATTTCACGCAGACAAAGAGCCTGGCTGGCTTTAATAAAAACATAAAAAGCATAGGCGAGTTTAGGCTTGAAAAGGGTGGTCTTTACTGGGACACGCTAGAGCCAGTCGTCTCAAAGGTTTTTATAAATAAAGATGGCATTTTTAAAAACGAAAATGGCAAGCTTGAAAAGACGAGTGCAAATTTTGACGAAAAGCTCTTTCTGGCCATTATCAGCCTCGATGAAAACGAGCTTAGAAAAGAATTTGATATAAAAACAAGTGGCAGCCTAAAAGAGTGGAGCATAGAGCTAAGCCCTAAAAATTTACTCTTTAAACAAATTTTTAAATCCATAAAGATAAGTGGCGATGAGGCGGTAAAAAAGATCGAGCTTGACGAGGTAAGCGGCGATAAAACGATAAATGAGTTTAGTCTAAAATGA
- a CDS encoding acyl-CoA thioesterase — MEISHVSTFKVAFFDVDSMEVMWHGNYVKYLEMARCELLDKLGYNYIAMKKDGYAFPIVKLDVKYVRPAFFNDTIKVTTTLNECETFLKFHYLIENEKGEKLSEANTAQAVIDMKSLQTCFEMPEALIKAIKAYTKKENL, encoded by the coding sequence TTGGAAATTTCACACGTTAGCACATTTAAAGTGGCGTTTTTTGATGTTGATAGCATGGAGGTGATGTGGCATGGCAACTACGTCAAGTACCTAGAAATGGCGCGCTGCGAGCTACTTGACAAGCTAGGATACAACTACATCGCTATGAAAAAAGATGGTTACGCCTTTCCTATCGTAAAGCTTGACGTAAAGTACGTACGTCCAGCCTTTTTTAACGACACTATCAAGGTCACGACGACGCTTAACGAGTGCGAAACATTTTTGAAATTTCACTATCTTATAGAAAATGAAAAGGGCGAAAAATTAAGCGAGGCAAATACCGCGCAAGCTGTCATCGATATGAAGAGCTTACAAACTTGCTTTGAGATGCCAGAGGCTCTAATAAAGGCGATTAAAGCTTACACGAAAAAGGAAAATTTATGA
- a CDS encoding glycosyltransferase family 2 protein, producing MKTLFLIPFYNHPEKIKALCEALASYDLHILIVDDGSNEASKKALQNLSEFGVEIFTRAQNGGKGAALKDGFRHALQNGYTHAFQIDADFQHDISEVAEFLELSKKYPHDMIMADPIYGKDAPKSRFYGRKITNFWVKVNTLSTDIKDAMCGFRIYPLKELEWAISQSRSNRMEFDMEILVNAVRADIRLRWIPLKVRYEKGGISHFKMLKDNVLISLMHAKYFFSLVPFLLSKAFRGQKYVWWQKGERSNEFFLRVSLFLTKNLPIFLIKPIVMIVVCFYYIFSKIERKNIREFLQNVEKFSGKKPATGVFRNFYEFGIAICDKFRIWQNGVLENELDIDELMWIKEEFEASKRGRILLTSHLGNVEICKTLSLRSPSFRMIILVYSKGNENFYKILEQISKGQIKLISVENLDAAAMLELKEAVENGVNIGIMGDRTPVNGDKFVEVSFLGKMAKFNYGPYLLAGILGVKMSTLWCVKNGDKFSIELSDIADEIKLGRDRKASVMPYVQSYVKQLEDHACKNPSQWFNFFDFWR from the coding sequence ATGAAGACGCTCTTTCTCATACCATTTTACAATCATCCAGAAAAGATCAAAGCTCTTTGTGAGGCGCTTGCGAGCTATGATCTACACATTTTGATAGTTGATGATGGCTCAAACGAAGCTTCAAAAAAGGCTTTGCAAAATTTGAGCGAATTTGGTGTAGAAATTTTTACAAGAGCCCAAAACGGCGGTAAGGGAGCTGCACTAAAAGATGGCTTTAGACATGCCTTACAAAATGGCTACACACATGCATTTCAGATCGACGCCGACTTTCAGCACGACATAAGCGAGGTAGCTGAGTTTTTGGAGCTTAGCAAAAAGTATCCACACGATATGATAATGGCTGATCCTATCTATGGCAAGGATGCGCCAAAGTCGAGATTTTATGGTAGAAAGATCACAAATTTTTGGGTTAAGGTAAATACATTAAGCACCGACATAAAAGATGCAATGTGTGGCTTTAGAATTTATCCGCTAAAAGAGCTCGAGTGGGCGATATCTCAAAGCAGGTCAAATAGGATGGAATTTGACATGGAAATCCTTGTAAATGCCGTAAGAGCAGATATCAGACTAAGATGGATACCGCTAAAAGTAAGATATGAAAAAGGTGGAATTTCTCACTTTAAAATGCTAAAAGATAATGTGTTAATAAGCCTTATGCATGCTAAATATTTTTTTAGTTTGGTTCCATTTTTGCTGAGCAAAGCCTTTAGGGGACAAAAATACGTATGGTGGCAAAAAGGCGAAAGATCAAATGAATTTTTTTTAAGGGTGAGTTTATTTTTAACCAAGAATTTGCCTATTTTTCTTATAAAACCTATCGTTATGATCGTCGTTTGTTTTTATTATATTTTTTCAAAAATAGAGAGAAAAAATATAAGAGAATTTTTACAAAATGTAGAGAAATTTAGCGGTAAAAAACCAGCTACTGGTGTTTTTAGAAATTTTTATGAATTTGGTATTGCGATTTGCGATAAATTTCGTATCTGGCAAAATGGTGTGCTCGAAAATGAGCTAGATATTGACGAACTTATGTGGATAAAAGAAGAGTTTGAGGCATCAAAGCGTGGCAGAATTTTGCTAACAAGCCATCTAGGGAATGTAGAAATTTGCAAGACACTTTCGCTTAGATCGCCAAGTTTTCGTATGATCATCTTGGTTTATAGCAAGGGAAATGAAAATTTTTATAAAATTTTAGAGCAGATAAGTAAGGGGCAGATCAAGCTAATAAGCGTAGAAAACCTCGATGCAGCAGCTATGCTTGAGCTAAAAGAGGCGGTGGAAAACGGCGTAAATATCGGCATAATGGGCGATAGAACTCCGGTAAATGGCGATAAATTTGTTGAGGTTAGCTTTCTTGGCAAGATGGCTAAATTTAACTATGGCCCATACTTATTAGCTGGCATTTTGGGTGTAAAAATGAGCACGCTTTGGTGCGTGAAAAATGGCGATAAATTTAGTATCGAGCTAAGTGATATCGCAGATGAGATAAAACTAGGTCGCGACCGCAAGGCAAGCGTCATGCCATACGTGCAAAGCTATGTAAAACAGCTCGAGGATCACGCTTGCAAGAACCCATCGCAGTGGTTTAACTTTTTTGACTTTTGGAGATAA